Proteins encoded in a region of the Flavobacteriales bacterium genome:
- a CDS encoding glycosyltransferase, translating to MRKKVIVSVTNDISTDQRVHKVCQSLQSMGFEVHLWGRVLADSQPLNRPYATKRMSLLFYKGPFFYLEYNIRLFFILLFSKCHLLLSNDLDTLLANFMVSKIKGLPLVYDSHELFPEAPELQETPFKKKIWESLESWLLPKINHTYTVCHSIAQFYNNKYGLKMKVVRNMPYLKDSSRPNAVSKSIIYQGTMNPGRGLELAIEMMPYLEDYKLILIGDGEGLASLKVLAQEKEVSSQIEFLGRLPFEDLKTYTEQSSIGILFEEARALSFEYSLPNKLFDYIHANTAVLASPLVEVKAIVDTYSVGELLKARNPQSVAKQIDAMFEKINSYEFAKAKNDLNWQKEEEVLKTIFSPFLSKA from the coding sequence ATGAGGAAAAAAGTCATAGTTTCTGTAACCAATGATATTAGTACAGACCAACGGGTGCACAAAGTCTGCCAGAGTTTGCAGTCTATGGGCTTTGAGGTGCATTTATGGGGAAGGGTTTTAGCTGATAGCCAACCACTTAACCGTCCTTATGCCACCAAGCGTATGTCCTTGCTTTTTTACAAAGGACCATTTTTTTACCTCGAGTATAATATTCGACTGTTTTTTATTCTGTTATTTAGCAAATGCCATTTGTTATTGAGTAATGATTTGGATACACTACTAGCCAATTTTATGGTTTCCAAAATAAAAGGTCTTCCACTAGTCTATGACAGTCACGAGCTGTTTCCTGAGGCTCCTGAATTACAAGAGACACCATTTAAGAAGAAGATTTGGGAAAGTCTTGAGTCCTGGCTTTTGCCTAAAATCAATCACACTTATACCGTTTGCCATTCTATAGCGCAATTCTACAATAACAAATATGGGCTTAAAATGAAAGTGGTTCGCAATATGCCATATTTAAAAGATTCATCACGACCTAATGCGGTTTCAAAAAGCATTATTTATCAAGGAACGATGAATCCGGGCAGAGGCTTAGAATTAGCTATTGAGATGATGCCTTACTTAGAAGATTATAAGCTAATACTTATTGGTGATGGTGAGGGATTGGCATCTCTTAAAGTATTGGCACAAGAAAAAGAGGTGAGTAGTCAGATAGAGTTTTTAGGGCGATTACCTTTTGAAGATTTAAAAACTTATACCGAACAGTCTAGTATTGGCATATTGTTCGAAGAGGCTAGGGCCTTGAGCTTTGAATACAGTTTGCCCAATAAGTTATTCGATTATATTCATGCTAACACAGCGGTTTTGGCTTCGCCCTTAGTTGAGGTAAAAGCCATTGTTGATACATATTCGGTGGGAGAATTGCTGAAAGCTAGAAACCCTCAAAGCGTAGCTAAGCAAATTGATGCCATGTTTGAAAAAATAAATTCCTATGAATTCGCAAAAGCCAAAAATGATTTGAATTGGCAAAAGGAAGAAGAAGTGCTTAAAACTATTTTCAGTCCTTTTTTAAGCAAAGCATAA
- a CDS encoding ATP-binding cassette domain-containing protein — protein sequence MPLIELKHVDVFQSDRLILSDVSFSIQPTEFVYLIGATGSGKSSLLKTLYADLPLKKGLGEVVDHQLFEIKKSIIPFLRRKIGIVFQDFQLLTDRSVYDNLEFVLKATGWKNKKEINARIENVLDKVEMLDHIDKMPFELSGGEQQRVCIARALLNDPKLILADEPTGNLDPDTTDKILKLIHDLCASGCAVLMATHEHNLLNRFPSKVLKCENGKVAFTE from the coding sequence ATGCCTCTTATAGAACTCAAACACGTCGATGTATTTCAATCCGACCGACTTATTTTAAGCGATGTCTCTTTTAGCATACAACCTACTGAATTTGTTTATTTAATAGGCGCTACTGGGAGTGGAAAAAGCAGCTTACTAAAAACGCTATATGCCGATTTACCATTGAAGAAAGGGCTAGGTGAAGTTGTAGACCATCAACTTTTCGAAATTAAAAAATCTATAATTCCATTTTTAAGAAGAAAAATAGGTATTGTATTTCAAGATTTTCAACTTCTTACCGACCGTTCCGTTTACGACAATTTAGAGTTTGTGCTAAAAGCTACTGGCTGGAAAAATAAAAAGGAAATAAACGCTAGAATAGAAAACGTTTTAGACAAGGTAGAGATGCTAGATCATATTGACAAAATGCCCTTTGAACTTTCTGGGGGCGAACAACAACGTGTATGCATTGCACGTGCTTTACTAAACGACCCTAAGCTAATTTTAGCAGATGAGCCAACGGGAAATTTAGACCCTGACACTACGGATAAGATTCTGAAACTCATTCACGATTTATGCGCAAGTGGATGTGCCGTCTTAATGGCGACTCATGAGCATAATCTACTTAATCGTTTTCCTTCCAAAGTATTGAAGTGCGAAAACGGAAAAGTCGCTTTTACTGAATAG
- a CDS encoding TIGR00366 family protein gives MSARLIRVFKALLPAPFTIAVVLTLVTFVLAYSLSPNQETPLSLLSYWEKGLWNSPLLVFAVQMMLMLVLGHVLALTTTISNWIDKATQFCNNTAQAAAWVTLLTLLVSFFNWGLGLVFGAIFARKVGEHATKNNIPLNYPLIGAAGYSGLMVWHGGISGSAPIKIAEKGHFLEEQIGVISQSETIFSSMNITISLVLLIVLPFLMYVLGKKGQSKAINIVSAPIEDEKVEIEGAERLDHSNILAYLFGGLIVLYCLYKALILPQELSLSFITPNFINLFLLGLGILLHRNFNHFLKGINQAIGGASGILIQFPLYFGIMGIMNSSGLVGVFSDFFVSISNTTTFPIFAFISAGIVNVFVPSGGGQWGVQGPIIVEAASQLNVPYWKAVMALAYGDQLTNMLQPFWALPLLGITGLKAKEILPYSLLLLLAGGSIFVIGLLLF, from the coding sequence ATGTCGGCTCGGCTAATCCGTGTATTTAAAGCCCTACTACCTGCACCCTTCACTATTGCAGTGGTACTTACTTTGGTCACGTTTGTATTAGCCTATTCTTTAAGTCCAAACCAAGAAACCCCATTATCGCTTCTCAGCTATTGGGAAAAAGGATTGTGGAATTCACCTTTATTGGTTTTTGCTGTGCAGATGATGCTTATGCTCGTCTTAGGTCATGTATTAGCACTCACCACAACTATTAGTAATTGGATAGACAAAGCCACTCAATTTTGCAATAACACTGCTCAAGCGGCTGCATGGGTTACCTTGCTAACCTTATTAGTCAGCTTTTTCAATTGGGGATTAGGCTTAGTCTTTGGAGCAATATTTGCTCGTAAAGTTGGAGAACATGCTACTAAAAATAATATCCCACTAAATTATCCACTCATCGGAGCGGCAGGTTATTCTGGCTTAATGGTTTGGCATGGTGGAATTTCGGGTTCAGCCCCCATAAAAATTGCTGAAAAAGGGCATTTCTTAGAAGAACAGATCGGAGTTATTTCTCAATCCGAAACTATATTTTCTTCTATGAATATCACTATTAGTTTGGTGTTACTGATTGTATTGCCGTTTCTAATGTATGTCTTGGGCAAAAAGGGCCAATCCAAAGCCATCAACATAGTATCAGCGCCTATTGAAGATGAAAAAGTAGAAATTGAAGGAGCAGAACGCTTGGACCATTCCAATATTCTCGCTTATTTGTTTGGAGGATTAATAGTATTGTATTGCCTATACAAAGCCTTGATATTACCTCAAGAACTATCTCTATCCTTTATCACACCCAACTTCATCAACTTATTTTTATTGGGTCTAGGCATACTATTACACAGAAACTTTAATCACTTTCTTAAAGGCATAAATCAAGCTATTGGTGGAGCTAGTGGCATACTTATTCAATTCCCCCTGTACTTTGGCATAATGGGAATAATGAACAGTTCTGGCTTAGTCGGAGTATTTTCCGATTTCTTCGTTAGTATCTCCAACACAACGACCTTTCCTATATTTGCCTTTATCAGTGCAGGAATAGTGAATGTATTTGTTCCGAGTGGAGGTGGTCAGTGGGGTGTGCAAGGACCTATTATTGTAGAGGCGGCAAGTCAGCTCAATGTGCCTTATTGGAAAGCCGTAATGGCTCTGGCTTACGGCGACCAACTAACCAATATGTTACAACCCTTTTGGGCCTTGCCACTACTGGGCATTACAGGATTAAAAGCTAAGGAAATTTTACCTTACAGTTTATTATTGTTACTGGCAGGTGGTTCAATTTTTGTAATAGGACTATTACTTTTCTAG
- the murB gene encoding UDP-N-acetylmuramate dehydrogenase, producing MALLHNYPLQSLNTFGIKAQAEYFSPFSSKEELIDLLGKTQKPLTILGGGSNILLTNNINGTVLKNEISDIEITHEDQDSVTVKVGGGVVWHDFVMWSIEHNLGGIENLSLIPGSVGAAPMQNIGAYGVEIKSVFEELEAVHMDDKTVKTFNNKDCQFAYRYSIFKGDLKGQYIICKVSFKLSKHPQFNTSYGAIEDELKAMGANKSLRSISQAVINIRQRKLPNPKDIGNSGSFFKNPTIPKSQFEQLKAQFPNIVGYPNGEHSIKVAAGWLIDRVGWKGYRKGDAGVHKNQALVLVNYGTAKGDEIVALSRDIQKSIQETFGIALEAEVNII from the coding sequence ATGGCGTTACTACACAACTACCCTTTACAATCGCTCAACACATTTGGCATTAAAGCACAAGCCGAATACTTTTCACCCTTTTCATCCAAAGAAGAGCTAATTGATTTATTGGGCAAAACGCAAAAACCCCTCACTATTTTAGGCGGTGGCAGTAACATCTTACTCACTAACAACATTAATGGAACTGTTCTGAAAAATGAAATCTCAGATATAGAAATAACGCATGAAGATCAGGATAGTGTTACTGTAAAAGTTGGCGGTGGAGTGGTTTGGCACGATTTCGTTATGTGGAGTATTGAACATAACTTAGGAGGAATTGAAAACCTATCGCTAATCCCCGGAAGCGTTGGCGCTGCACCTATGCAAAATATTGGTGCTTATGGTGTGGAAATAAAATCAGTCTTTGAAGAATTAGAGGCAGTACATATGGATGATAAAACCGTAAAGACCTTTAATAATAAAGACTGTCAATTTGCATACCGATACTCTATATTTAAAGGGGATCTAAAAGGTCAATATATTATTTGTAAGGTGAGCTTTAAGTTAAGTAAACACCCCCAATTTAACACCTCCTATGGCGCTATAGAGGATGAGCTTAAAGCAATGGGAGCGAATAAAAGCTTGAGGTCAATCAGTCAGGCAGTCATTAATATTCGTCAGCGAAAACTACCCAATCCCAAAGACATTGGAAATAGTGGTAGCTTTTTTAAAAACCCTACAATTCCAAAATCTCAGTTTGAACAGCTAAAAGCACAATTTCCAAATATTGTTGGCTACCCTAATGGTGAGCATTCTATAAAAGTTGCTGCCGGATGGCTCATCGACCGTGTCGGGTGGAAAGGTTACCGCAAAGGCGATGCTGGCGTACACAAAAATCAAGCTCTAGTATTGGTAAATTATGGCACTGCTAAAGGAGATGAAATAGTAGCACTTTCAAGAGACATACAGAAATCCATTCAAGAAACATTTGGCATCGCTCTAGAAGCGGAAGTGAATATTATATAG
- a CDS encoding helix-turn-helix transcriptional regulator — MKKLGKNIRIVREMRNLTQEALASAIGYSQKHVSRIEKGQIQLDDECIERISKALKVSPQKLIHLDCKSFLK; from the coding sequence ATGAAAAAGCTTGGTAAAAATATTCGCATCGTTAGGGAAATGCGCAACCTCACTCAAGAGGCATTAGCATCTGCTATCGGTTATTCTCAAAAACACGTTTCACGAATTGAAAAAGGACAAATACAATTGGATGATGAATGTATCGAACGCATCTCTAAAGCCTTAAAAGTATCGCCACAAAAGTTAATTCACTTGGATTGCAAATCCTTTTTGAAATAA
- a CDS encoding glycosyltransferase, with protein MLSILIPIYNFAVKELVNELSSEAESLNIPFEILCIDDKSKANYLELNKDLGKIKGVSYQQLENNIGRSTIRNLLSDKAQFDYLLFLDCDISIGHDFLKKYIEFKDKSEVVVGGVSYADYDYLEKDKLLRWKYGKNREERKAHFRNQRPYTSFSACNMLISKKVSQKIRFTESLTKYGHEDTLYGFELEQHSLTVMHIDNPIIHLGIDDLSVFLEKTELALANLLSIQKSHPLTCRNIKLNKYYNTFRKTLFLSKGFFLLCKYLCRMLLMKGNTNLAVFDLYKLSFMLCLKKD; from the coding sequence ATGTTATCCATCTTAATCCCCATATATAATTTTGCTGTTAAGGAGTTAGTTAACGAATTATCCAGTGAGGCTGAAAGCTTAAATATTCCTTTTGAAATATTATGCATTGACGATAAATCCAAAGCAAACTATTTGGAACTCAACAAGGATTTAGGCAAAATCAAAGGGGTTAGCTACCAACAACTCGAAAATAATATAGGGCGTTCTACCATAAGAAATTTACTATCTGACAAAGCTCAATTCGATTACCTACTATTTTTAGATTGTGATATAAGTATAGGTCATGATTTTCTAAAAAAATACATTGAATTTAAAGACAAAAGTGAAGTTGTTGTTGGTGGAGTAAGCTATGCCGATTACGACTATTTGGAAAAAGACAAGCTATTGCGATGGAAATACGGCAAAAATAGAGAAGAAAGAAAAGCTCATTTTAGAAACCAAAGACCATATACCTCTTTTAGTGCCTGTAATATGTTAATTAGCAAAAAAGTCAGCCAAAAAATCCGTTTTACCGAAAGCTTAACAAAGTATGGTCATGAAGACACTTTATATGGTTTTGAATTGGAACAGCACTCGCTAACGGTAATGCATATCGACAACCCTATCATACACCTTGGCATAGATGATTTGTCTGTATTTTTAGAAAAAACTGAATTAGCTCTAGCTAATCTATTATCCATTCAAAAAAGCCACCCTTTAACATGCAGAAATATTAAACTAAATAAATACTATAATACATTCAGAAAAACTTTGTTTTTAAGCAAAGGGTTTTTTCTGCTTTGTAAATATCTCTGTCGCATGTTATTAATGAAAGGTAACACCAATTTGGCCGTATTCGATTTGTACAAACTTAGCTTTATGCTTTGCTTAAAAAAGGACTGA
- a CDS encoding tetratricopeptide repeat protein — protein sequence MKLRVYVLFLLFSQFSFAQNCDVDQINDLLQKQQYALVYSMADALKECGEVSDSDLEWAQFQQAFCALELFNDEAQFLLEKYLDGYPNGSYRKEAFLSLAKLHFRNKEYDKVIAKLNNVDVYDLEFQEEAMYYFRLGYSYFSLHKYDQAKVAFFDLKSIQFTYSELTTYCLSHMAYEEGNYATALQGFEQLVSTPTLGFISKYYITHIFYYQGRYQELLAFAKPLLEKSYNPKRDNELKRLIGDAYFAMGEYEQSIEYLEDYMSDDASSSLGRIEKYQLALAYFELDNFKKATDYFEDVLLDKDSLSQFAAHQLAQSYLNLDEKSLAINAFKYASSIDYDYSLKEDAAFNAVKLIYDEQTSYDNAIESIEQFLEDYPESIHLDYVQDLLIKAFTSTKDYQSAIDKLSSLKSMTLTQQEAYQKLSYYLAAEHFVNKRYNESVSWFDKTIQYPINNTLFSLAYYWKGEAFYHLEDYTNAIQSFDIFNVKDGSFLLKEYKQCQYSLAYAYYQSQKYKDAIVWFRKFVKSSDDEDKLTDAYLRLGDAYYMTNDYARAQEFYALAEEKASFDMDYSIYQQIQCFGLTNQRNKKRTALIQLIADYPQSLYNDDAMLNLSSMYLNEDRQEESVALLSDLIKKHPQSVLVKTALLKLGLNFYNESNSDSAVYYFKSVIDKYPNTKESKEALIAYKNVSIESGDVKSYFDYVGQLSNVSVDIASKDSISYEASENLYLNQDYEKASQAFSNYLSEFASPIFKLNAHFYKAESLFNTNPELAVEDYLSVLEFPQNMFSERSLIRLARIEFKRNEYGVAALHYTGLLDIAQDNSIKRESTIKLFYCYKNLGLKDSFLEYAKTVLTLDKLDADLENEARLVIANAYFNESEFHLAKKDYLIISEATQSQIGSEAKYQLAYLAFLESDFDTSEKIIFELSENYFSDFYIAKAFILLADIYLERNNLFQSKATLQSIVDNYEGQDLKDICKQKIAQIDLLNEKEQDETEKDDLIIDLLNDIELNELFEEENTLEDEE from the coding sequence ATGAAACTTAGAGTTTACGTTTTATTTTTACTTTTCAGTCAATTTTCCTTTGCACAAAATTGTGATGTTGATCAAATCAATGATCTTCTTCAAAAACAGCAATACGCTCTGGTTTATTCTATGGCTGATGCTTTGAAAGAATGCGGTGAAGTTAGCGACTCTGATTTAGAATGGGCTCAATTTCAACAAGCCTTTTGTGCATTGGAATTGTTTAACGATGAGGCCCAGTTTCTTCTAGAAAAATACCTTGACGGTTATCCCAATGGAAGCTATAGAAAAGAAGCCTTCCTATCTTTAGCCAAATTGCATTTTAGAAATAAGGAATACGATAAGGTAATTGCCAAACTTAACAATGTTGATGTCTACGATTTAGAGTTTCAGGAAGAAGCAATGTATTATTTTCGCTTAGGTTATTCCTATTTTTCATTACATAAATATGACCAAGCTAAGGTTGCTTTTTTTGATTTAAAATCAATTCAATTTACCTATTCAGAGCTAACAACCTATTGCTTGTCTCACATGGCCTATGAGGAAGGAAATTATGCCACTGCTCTTCAAGGATTTGAGCAATTAGTTTCTACGCCTACACTAGGATTTATTAGTAAATATTATATTACTCATATCTTTTATTATCAGGGGCGTTATCAAGAATTGTTGGCTTTTGCGAAACCATTATTAGAGAAAAGTTATAACCCCAAAAGAGATAATGAGCTGAAGAGATTGATTGGAGATGCATACTTTGCTATGGGTGAGTATGAGCAGTCAATTGAATACTTAGAAGATTATATGTCTGACGATGCCTCGAGCTCATTAGGTAGAATAGAAAAATATCAACTGGCTTTGGCCTATTTTGAACTTGATAACTTTAAAAAAGCTACGGACTACTTTGAAGATGTCTTGCTTGATAAAGATAGTCTTTCTCAATTCGCTGCTCATCAACTGGCTCAATCCTATTTAAATTTAGATGAAAAATCCTTAGCTATAAACGCTTTTAAATATGCGTCTTCAATTGATTACGATTATAGCTTAAAAGAAGATGCTGCATTTAACGCTGTAAAGTTGATTTATGACGAGCAAACCTCCTATGATAATGCTATTGAGAGTATAGAACAATTTCTTGAAGATTACCCAGAGTCTATTCATCTTGACTATGTTCAAGATTTATTAATCAAAGCCTTTACATCTACCAAGGATTATCAGTCTGCTATTGACAAACTTTCTAGTTTGAAAAGTATGACATTAACACAGCAAGAAGCCTATCAGAAACTTAGCTATTATTTGGCAGCCGAGCATTTTGTCAATAAACGCTATAATGAATCCGTCTCTTGGTTTGATAAAACAATCCAGTATCCGATTAATAATACATTATTTTCACTAGCATATTATTGGAAAGGAGAAGCGTTTTATCACTTAGAGGATTACACTAACGCTATTCAATCGTTTGATATTTTTAATGTCAAAGACGGTTCGTTTTTATTAAAGGAATACAAGCAATGTCAGTATTCATTGGCCTATGCATATTATCAGTCCCAAAAATATAAGGACGCCATTGTATGGTTTAGAAAATTTGTTAAATCATCTGATGATGAAGATAAGCTCACAGATGCATACCTGAGGTTAGGAGATGCGTATTATATGACAAATGATTATGCTAGAGCGCAAGAGTTTTATGCTTTGGCTGAAGAGAAAGCATCTTTTGATATGGATTATTCCATATATCAGCAAATACAATGTTTTGGCTTGACTAATCAGAGAAACAAGAAAAGAACAGCTCTCATTCAATTAATTGCTGATTATCCACAATCGCTATACAATGATGATGCAATGCTTAATTTAAGCTCTATGTATTTGAACGAAGATAGGCAAGAAGAGTCCGTCGCTCTATTGTCTGATTTAATCAAAAAACACCCTCAAAGTGTATTAGTGAAAACAGCTCTTCTTAAATTAGGTCTCAACTTTTATAACGAAAGTAATTCTGATTCTGCAGTTTATTATTTCAAGTCAGTCATAGATAAATACCCAAATACAAAAGAGTCTAAAGAAGCACTTATAGCTTATAAAAATGTTTCCATAGAATCTGGTGATGTAAAATCGTATTTTGACTATGTAGGGCAGTTGTCCAATGTGAGTGTAGATATAGCATCGAAAGATTCCATAAGCTATGAAGCTTCAGAAAACTTATACCTCAATCAAGATTATGAAAAGGCGTCACAAGCATTTAGCAATTATTTAAGTGAATTTGCCTCGCCTATCTTTAAGTTAAATGCCCACTTTTATAAAGCAGAATCTTTATTTAATACTAATCCTGAGCTGGCTGTTGAGGATTATCTTAGTGTTTTGGAGTTTCCTCAAAACATGTTTTCTGAACGTTCTCTTATTCGTTTAGCTCGAATAGAATTTAAAAGAAATGAGTATGGTGTTGCTGCCCTACATTACACTGGTTTATTAGATATTGCCCAAGATAATAGCATCAAAAGAGAATCTACTATTAAGCTATTCTATTGTTACAAAAATTTGGGTTTAAAGGATAGCTTTTTAGAGTATGCCAAAACAGTTCTTACATTAGACAAATTGGATGCTGACTTAGAAAATGAAGCTCGCTTAGTTATAGCAAACGCTTATTTTAATGAGTCAGAGTTTCATCTAGCTAAGAAAGATTACCTAATTATTTCTGAAGCTACACAATCCCAAATTGGGTCTGAAGCCAAGTATCAGCTGGCATATTTAGCTTTTCTAGAGAGTGATTTTGATACTTCTGAGAAAATTATTTTTGAGCTTTCTGAAAATTATTTTAGCGATTTTTATATTGCCAAGGCCTTTATATTACTAGCAGATATATATTTAGAAAGGAATAATCTATTTCAATCTAAAGCGACTTTACAAAGTATCGTTGATAATTATGAAGGTCAAGATCTAAAAGATATATGTAAACAAAAAATAGCTCAAATAGACTTGCTTAATGAGAAGGAGCAAGATGAGACTGAAAAAGACGACTTAATAATTGATCTTTTAAACGATATTGAACTAAACGAATTGTTTGAAGAAGAAAATACTTTAGAAGATGAAGAATAA
- a CDS encoding flavin reductase family protein, with the protein MLQLKPKDIPVGELHQYLLGAVGPRPIALASTLDQYGNPNLSPFSFFNVFSANPPIAIFSPARRVRNNTTKHTLENVLDNKEVVINVVSYDIVQQTSLSSTEYDSGINEFTKAGLTPLASELVKPFRVKESPVQMECTVNEVIALGEEGGAGNLVICEIKMIHINEDILNDMGAIDPNKIDLVGRMGGNWYCRSSQDALFEVEKPIRTLGIGVDNIPSRIKNSYILTGNDLGMLGNVESIPSIEEVEKYKEENHTIKEILNFSAEDEEAREALHYRAKELLKKGRISEAWKTLLIDKLNRT; encoded by the coding sequence ATGTTACAATTAAAACCTAAAGATATTCCTGTTGGCGAATTGCACCAATACCTTTTGGGGGCTGTTGGTCCACGTCCAATTGCTCTAGCAAGTACACTTGACCAATACGGCAATCCTAACCTTAGTCCCTTTAGTTTTTTCAATGTGTTTAGTGCTAACCCACCTATTGCTATTTTTTCACCCGCTAGGCGAGTGCGTAACAACACCACTAAACATACACTTGAAAATGTACTTGACAATAAAGAGGTTGTTATTAATGTGGTTTCTTACGACATCGTTCAACAAACTTCACTTTCAAGTACAGAATACGATTCTGGCATTAATGAGTTTACAAAAGCAGGACTGACACCTCTAGCATCGGAATTGGTAAAACCGTTTCGTGTGAAAGAATCGCCTGTTCAAATGGAATGCACCGTTAATGAAGTTATAGCTTTGGGAGAAGAAGGTGGGGCAGGTAATTTGGTGATATGTGAAATCAAGATGATTCACATCAACGAAGATATACTTAACGATATGGGAGCTATCGACCCTAACAAAATTGATTTGGTAGGTCGTATGGGTGGTAATTGGTATTGCCGTTCATCGCAAGATGCTTTGTTTGAAGTGGAAAAGCCCATTCGAACCTTAGGTATCGGTGTGGATAATATTCCATCTAGAATAAAAAATAGCTATATCCTAACAGGCAACGACTTGGGTATGTTGGGCAATGTGGAATCTATCCCTAGTATAGAAGAGGTAGAAAAATACAAGGAAGAAAATCATACCATAAAAGAAATACTAAATTTTAGTGCTGAAGATGAAGAGGCTAGAGAAGCTTTGCATTATCGTGCTAAAGAATTATTAAAAAAAGGCCGAATTAGTGAGGCTTGGAAAACATTATTGATCGATAAATTAAATAGAACATGA
- a CDS encoding DUF3127 domain-containing protein, translated as MSLAITGKLVKALDVESGTSKAGKEWKKQSFVIDTGAQYNPEVCFSLFGEDKIAMIEGIQPGTEIEVSFNLSSREYNGKYYHNIDAWRINRAAAAVVEDASMPQAPLEASDAEEDDLPF; from the coding sequence ATGAGTTTAGCAATTACAGGAAAATTAGTCAAAGCATTAGACGTAGAGAGTGGCACAAGTAAAGCCGGCAAAGAATGGAAAAAACAATCTTTTGTGATTGATACTGGCGCACAGTACAATCCAGAAGTGTGTTTTAGCCTTTTTGGCGAAGACAAAATCGCTATGATTGAAGGTATTCAGCCAGGAACCGAAATAGAAGTTTCTTTCAACCTTTCTTCCAGAGAATATAACGGCAAGTACTACCACAACATAGATGCTTGGAGAATAAATAGAGCAGCAGCAGCTGTAGTTGAAGATGCATCTATGCCACAAGCACCGCTTGAAGCTTCTGACGCTGAAGAAGACGACTTACCATTCTAA
- a CDS encoding ABC transporter permease — protein MERKKTPTMNSLSQIAWSKFKKDILGVSALCAIVLAVVASIFGYHIFPDSSPYANQMHLELSKQPPGFEVDIILIPKSDVESVSFFEKMIYGQENPFKEIPISEYREVDGQLYYSSFGTDYEQLLQYDNYTLINRCYTLGTDSFGRDLLSRILCGTRVSLSVGFIAVLISLIIGITLGAMAAYFRGKVDAVIMWLVNVVWSIPTLLMVIAISLALGKGFWQVFVAVGLTMWVEVARVVRGEVLSIREKEYVEAAQSLGFGHFRIIFKHILPNVMGAVIVISAANFASAILIESGLSFLGIGAQPPMPSWGTMIKDHYAYIVMGKSYLAIFPGLAIMYLVLSFVLVGNALRDALDVRH, from the coding sequence ATGGAAAGAAAGAAAACACCAACGATGAATAGTCTGTCTCAAATAGCATGGTCTAAATTCAAAAAAGATATTTTGGGTGTGAGTGCTTTATGCGCTATCGTTTTGGCAGTTGTTGCAAGTATTTTTGGTTACCATATTTTTCCTGACTCATCGCCTTATGCCAATCAAATGCATTTGGAATTATCCAAACAGCCACCCGGTTTTGAGGTCGATATAATTCTAATACCAAAGTCAGATGTTGAGTCTGTCTCTTTTTTCGAAAAAATGATTTATGGACAAGAAAATCCATTTAAAGAAATTCCTATTTCGGAGTATAGGGAAGTAGATGGGCAACTGTATTATTCTTCTTTTGGTACTGATTATGAACAGCTTTTACAATATGATAATTATACTCTAATAAATCGTTGCTATACCCTTGGTACAGACTCATTTGGTAGAGATCTGTTGAGTCGTATTTTATGTGGAACTAGGGTGAGTCTTTCGGTTGGTTTCATAGCAGTATTAATATCATTGATTATTGGAATTACCTTAGGTGCGATGGCGGCATATTTTAGAGGTAAAGTTGATGCTGTTATTATGTGGTTAGTCAATGTGGTGTGGTCTATACCAACCTTATTGATGGTGATTGCTATTTCTTTAGCTTTAGGCAAAGGCTTTTGGCAAGTCTTTGTTGCTGTTGGACTGACTATGTGGGTAGAGGTGGCTCGTGTCGTTAGGGGCGAGGTGTTGAGCATTAGAGAGAAAGAATATGTTGAAGCTGCTCAATCTTTGGGCTTCGGTCATTTTAGAATTATTTTTAAACACATTTTGCCGAATGTTATGGGAGCAGTAATTGTTATTTCAGCTGCTAACTTCGCTTCGGCAATTCTCATAGAGTCTGGACTGAGTTTTTTGGGTATTGGTGCACAACCGCCTATGCCTTCTTGGGGAACGATGATAAAAGACCATTATGCCTATATCGTTATGGGCAAATCTTACTTAGCTATTTTCCCCGGTTTAGCCATTATGTATTTGGTATTGTCTTTCGTATTGGTGGGCAATGCCTTGCGTGATGCCCTTGATGTGCGCCACTAG